The Persephonella sp. KM09-Lau-8 nucleotide sequence TGTTTGATGGAGACAAGGGCCCCAATACAGGTGGGATGGGAGCTTACTCCCCTGCACCAGTAATAACCCCAGAGATAGAAAAGGAAATACTTGAAAAAATAATGTATCCGACTTTAAAAGGTATGCAGGCTGAAGGCCGTAGAATGAGAGGATTTCTGTATGCAGGGCTTATGATTGGGCCAAAAGGTATAAATGTCCTTGAATTCAACGTAAGAATGGGAGACCCTGAAACACAACCTATTATGAGAAGACTAAAAAGTGACCTTGTTCAGCATATTCTTGATATTCTTGATGGGAAGATTGATACAGTTCAGCCTGTTTGGAGCGAAAAATGGTCTATTGGTGTTGTTATGGCTTCAAAAGGATATCCAGGGAAGTATGAAAAAGGTTTTGAAATAACAGGGATAGAAGATGCAGAAAAAGACCCTGATATTGTGGTATTCCATTCAGGAACAGATATTAAAGATGGCAAACTGGTGACAGCAGGGGGTAGAGTCCTCACTGTCACAGCAGTTGGAGATACACTGAAAGAAGCAAAAGAAAAAGCATACAAAGCTGTTGAAAAAATACATTTTGAAGGAGCCCATTACAGAAAAGATATTGGAGACAAAGGTATCAAAAGGCTACAGCAACTTTCTTAAGCAGGGGATATCTTCCCCTGTTTTATATATAATCCTTCAATAAAACAGACAAAATCATAAAAAAACCACCAAAACCGGCCAGTATTATTCCAATTGTTCCATTACGGGAAAGCTGATTAATAACGATACTATTTATATCTGTTTTATCAATAAATCTAATTTTTTCCACAGGAATTTTTTGACCATCAACAGATAAAACAATCCTGCCGTCTTTTCTTTCTATTGCTTTTATCTGGCCGCTTAAATGTTTTCCATCATATAACACAATACTAACAGTTTTATTTTCAGGGATAAATTTCTTATATAAAGACAGCTCATCAATATTTAAAAAATAATAACCTGTTATAACAGAAATAAATCCTCCTAGGAAAAGAGCATAAAGGAAAATAGAGGTAAAAATTCTTTTCATCTTTTCATCAATTCCAGAATTTTAGAGTCAGCGGTAAGCTGTCCAATAAAGTTATTGGTTATAGAAAAGTAGTAAACGGTAGAGAGAATAATCAGGAATACCAGAAAACCTCCAATAGCTCCAAGTGTCCTGTCTGCAATAGAAAATTTTTTCTTTTTGTAAATATGACTTTTTATATACCTGTAAATAAAAAAAGAAAGACCAAAAAAAGTTATTAAAATCAGAAAAAAGGAAAAAAAAGAAAGTATCAGCTGGGAAGTTTTGAAATAATTTGATAAAAAGCTGGCAAAAGGTTTTTCATAATAAAGGGCTACAAAAAACCCAGCCCCTATTCCTATACTTTTTATAAAAAGCTCAGTAAATCCTCTGTATGCTCCCAGCAAAAGAAGATATAAAAGTAAAACAGATAAAATTAAATCAAGCACCATTACCCGGAAAGTTTATTTTTAACTATAGCACTGACTGTTGCCCCGTCAGCTCTACCTTTGACTTTGTCAAGGACAGCTTTCATAACCCTGCCCATATCCTTCATAGAGGAAGCACCCAGCTCTGCTATTGTTTCATTAATGATTTTTTCCAGCTCTTCCTGAGAAAGAGGCTGGGGCAGGAACTCCTGAACCACACCAAGCTCAAATTCTTCCTTTTGGGCAAGGTCTTCCCTGCCAGCTTCCCTGTATTGCTTTATAGATTCCTTTCTCTGTTTTGCGTATCTCTGTAAAACTTCTATTATTTCTTCGTCTGATAACTCTTTTTTCTTATCTATCTGAACTTTTTTAATCTCAGATATAAGCATACGAATAACAGATAATCTATCCTTTTGGCCGCTTTTCATAGCGGCTTTCATCTCATCTTGAAGCTTCTTAAGAAGCTCAGCCATTATAAACTCCTTATAAAAGACCTTTTTTCTTGAGTGCCTTAATTAATCTTTTTCTTGCTGCTCTTTGTTTTCTCTTTCTTTTAACAGAAGGTTTTT carries:
- the purD gene encoding phosphoribosylamine--glycine ligase, translated to MKVLVVGNGGREHALAWKIKQSPLVSKLYVAKGNAGIWQIAEKVDISPTDVERLVEFALKEKIDLTVVGPEQPLSEGIVDAFEEAGLKIFGHRKNAAILEASKVFAKNFMKKYGVPTAFYETFDNEDDAIDFIKKMGTPIVIKADGLAAGKGVVIAKTEEEAIQTVKDMFGGLFGEASKRIVIEEFLEGEEASYIAMVDGDKLVPMATSQDHKQVFDGDKGPNTGGMGAYSPAPVITPEIEKEILEKIMYPTLKGMQAEGRRMRGFLYAGLMIGPKGINVLEFNVRMGDPETQPIMRRLKSDLVQHILDILDGKIDTVQPVWSEKWSIGVVMASKGYPGKYEKGFEITGIEDAEKDPDIVVFHSGTDIKDGKLVTAGGRVLTVTAVGDTLKEAKEKAYKAVEKIHFEGAHYRKDIGDKGIKRLQQLS
- a CDS encoding CvpA family protein encodes the protein MVLDLILSVLLLYLLLLGAYRGFTELFIKSIGIGAGFFVALYYEKPFASFLSNYFKTSQLILSFFSFFLILITFFGLSFFIYRYIKSHIYKKKKFSIADRTLGAIGGFLVFLIILSTVYYFSITNNFIGQLTADSKILELMKR
- a CDS encoding GatB/YqeY domain-containing protein; this encodes MAELLKKLQDEMKAAMKSGQKDRLSVIRMLISEIKKVQIDKKKELSDEEIIEVLQRYAKQRKESIKQYREAGREDLAQKEEFELGVVQEFLPQPLSQEELEKIINETIAELGASSMKDMGRVMKAVLDKVKGRADGATVSAIVKNKLSG